In the genome of Mercurialis annua linkage group LG8, ddMerAnnu1.2, whole genome shotgun sequence, the window aatgatgcccaatttaaaattgtaattaataatcaaattgcCAAATTAAAAATCGGAACTAATTCCgtagattaaaataaaaatcagaaTAAAACAGTTATTAAATAAGTTCAAGGACCCCTTGAATTAAGCCAACACAATTCAGTGGCTTTGATAGCCATTTAaccaaaatataacataatcaacCAATCACGCACAGACACCTCATCATCTTCTTTAATGTTTCATAACAAACTTAACATGGCAGTAGAAACTCATATCAAAACAGagtttcagaaaaaaaaatgaaacatcaCGCCCCTAATTAAATCAAATCCTCAATATTTCTTAGCATcccaaaagaaattaaattaggaACAACAATCAAGAACAACATAATCAAGATGAGAAAGGTTAATAAAAACCAAAACTTCAAACAGAGAACTCAAGCTCAAAACGAGAGCAAGGACCGGAGCAATTAACAATCACGATCCAAAATTAAACGATTAACTACCCAAACCTAGAGACTAAGCATCATCAAGCAATCAAAATCAAAGCAAAGAAGATGAAGGTAATCGGAAGTGAACAGAACAAAACATCGACAGTTTATAGTTCTTAAAAAAATGGTGAGACGACGGCAATGATAGCAGGATGATTCACGTACCATTTGGCGAAATTCAAAAAGCAAAGTTGTAGAGGAATGAGTCTACTTCCACGGGGACGAGACGTATTTGAATTTGACCTCCAAACGGCTACGAACGGATCAAAATACGGAGAGATCGATTTAGattcaaaaacagaaaatttcaTTAACACGATAAGACGGCGGCGTCTATAACAGAAAACATAACGTACCGTTGTGTAAAAACTAAGCTCGGACTTGTAGAGGACCGAGTCTACAATCTCAGGAATCAAGCGGAAGTGAATTTGGAGCTAAAACGAGAAAGTTATCAGTTACGAACGGAAGTGCCGCTTATAAGCTCGAAATTGAATTTAAACACTTGAAGCTTACCGAAATACACAGCGATTTGGCGACGAATTTCACGAAGAATCTGGAAAGAGTGGCTAGGGTTTAGAGAATATGATGTATGAATTAGGGTTTAAGTCGGTGTTTAAAACGAGCTATATATTCGGGAGAAAATAAGAAACACGTAGCACAATTTGTTTTTGCAGCTACCATTTACATATTGAAGAACAAGACTTGGCGTGAATATGGGCTTCATAAATCAGCCTTCTATCAATTAAATGGGCCACATAAAAGAGTgggaaaattgaaataaaaaaagagataaCATGAATTGTTTAGACGTGATTTGCATGGCCAAATGCATTAAATTTACAtacaatattttatttcttttgaataaatattatgtatgattaacatatttaatttaataatacaaatcaaCCACGAATCAAATCACCACCAATTCAACGAAcgacttaaataatatttaataaaaatatttaataataatattaatgaattACTTAAAACCCGACGGAATGCAAAacttaaagtaaaaaatataaaaatttatttaaaataataaaagaaaaatacgggatattacaaatatgccttaaaaaattcaaacacccaaaatacccctaatttaatttagaaaaaaaaaaaatcaaaccaacccaatttaatataaaccatTCTGTCAACTCAAAAACCGACCAAACCACCACCCCACCAACCGACCCGCCATccaaccaccgccggaaaattttccggtcatcttctccattttgaagatgaccggaaattttccggtcatctttatctgttcctctgaggaacagatcgccgGATCTGGCGGTCTGTTCCTTAGAGGAACAGATGCCGCtttgttcctctgaggaacagacCCGTTCCTTAGAGCGATGAAAATTTtggtgaccggaaaattttccggtcatcattcactcggagaagatgaccggaaaattttccggtggtGGTGGAGTGGCGGTGGTGGTTAGATCAGTGGCGGTTTGGATTTAAATGGGTGGTTGGATTTTGGGttgggtttttttattttatcagatATTATATTAAGGAGTGTTttagatattatttttttttgtcttttgatgacATGTCATCTGACACTTGGTgcagtcaattttttttctgtttcaaaagacagccgccaaacaaaagacggcgccagaggtatttttgtccaaaagggcttttgtgagcgccgccacaaagttCAGAGGGTTTAGcacccgtttttaaacatcagggggtttagcgcccatATCCCTAAAGTtaaggggccatgggtgattattagcccagtttacaagcgtttcaaacagtttcaaaagaACAgattcaaacagtttacaaaggtttcaaacagtttacaagcgtttcaaacagttttatTTAAagcttcaaacagtttacacaaatttcaaacagtttacaagcgtttcaaacaggttcttaaaaaacaatttgCAACATTTATctaaatacagtttcaaacagtttcaaactctttcaaacagtttacaaaggtttcaaacaattaaaatatatattttcaaacaacttacaaaaatttcaaaaacggtttataaaagtttcaaacaatttacaaTGGTTCCAACCAGTTTCAAACggattttaaaaacagtttctaacatttcataaaaaaaattaaattagttataaaaacagtttataaagttttcaacagtttataaaggtttcaaaaaacaatttaaaatgatttcttaaaaacagtttcaaacagtttacaatagtttcaaacgtatgaacaaaaaattactccctccgtcccacaaagataggctACCTTTCTATTTTAggcgtcccaaattataggccaccttctatttttggttagtaattttaaaactaagGGTCTTAGTTACCCCTAATAAATATACATTGTTAtcttcaacttaattaatttctCCATATTTCAATGTGGAGtaaatgtcaatttttaataccaatgcaaaatacaccaatacaaaaattagtcatcaatatattacttatttatttaaaaaattattaaaggctaaaaatagaaaagtacataaataaactaattttaactgatctaactattttttttttaattcccgTGTTTGTCCAAATAGCCTATCTTTgtgggatggagggagtaatacataaaaaaataaaaaagaggaagaagaagatccaGAATAAGAGAATATGACGGTGGCGATGGCGTAATATTTCGTTGCTTCAAATTCTCTGAGACGAACACGATTGATTTtttcatctttgatttcttatttgtttcatatctctgattgtttgtgttataaatcgaatatattaaataaattataaaaaaattaaatagaatttgcTAAGAAATTAAAtggaagaaaatgaaaaaaaaagttgcagaagaaaagaagaagaaaaaaacgaagatgaagaagaaggaggaggaagaggaaagagaaaaggaagggagagaaaataataataataaagtgtGCATGTGTGTATAGGAATGAGagtaaaatacaaataaattaaatttaattggaagtacaactaaaaacaatagaaaaataaagtaaaaaataaacatttaaaattgaggtactcatttcaaataaattagaaaaaagagTCTTTTGTGCAATGTCCTCttaattttacttttcaaaatCTATTATAAAACTCTCTTCTAAATTACGAAAgctatttagaaaaaaaaaaatgaagatctATGGCAAGTTATATGATTTTGCAAAGAATTTAAATCATTCCAAATTCTgtattgatttttaatattatagttCAACAATTCATTTCagttaaacttttaatttttgttttgaataccaaatttttaattaaccaCTCAATTTTCTATTTCTAAACCTAAGAGTTTTGATTATATCAAAcagcaaaaaaaaatataaaacattatcaaaTTTAACAGAAACAAAAtgtaatacaaaaaaaaacactaaataaAGAGAAActcaaatatattaaaagaaattaaaaatcattttcaatcAACGCAACGCACAGGCATCGtcctaattaatttataaaaagcttaatgccttaaaaaaatatCGACTTTTTATcctcttttcaatcctaccctgacgttaaaaatttgtcaattttatcttattttgcatttgttttcatttcaattgtaccctaaagcataaaattgacctttctTTACttgataaaagttcaaaaaagttcttcaaaaatgatcaatttaatataaaaagttaatttaatataaaaagagtcaacttaaagaatttttttaaacttttgtcaaataaaaaaaagtcaattttatacttcagaatataattgaaatgaaaaaaatataaaataaaataaattgccTGATTTATAATGTTagagtatgattgaaaaggagaTAAAAGATCGGAGgtttttaagatattaaatttttataaaatatcaataagTTTTTGACAACTGCAACTACTTTTTTTGTCAAAGCTGCAACTAGTTTTAGGATAGCTAAATAATTAAGAGCTACATATGtcattaaaaattgatttttatttaatttaaattttcaaccaTGAAATTGGAATGTAACTTCTTGAATATAATACTACAACATTTCACAATTCTACTATGAAATTATATATCTTTAAGAAAAGTtgaatgattatttttaaaataatatttgtgtTTTTAGTAATCTCTAAACTGAAttgttaaaatcattaaaatcgAGTCTCCGAAACAAGCTGTATCGAAAAATAAAATCCTCAAACCAGTACCAATTTATAGTACGATCCggaaatctcattttaaaaatcCCTTACTATTGTTACTTTTAGGCATAATCACTCAAAACCCCCCATCTTTAACCCCTTTTGCAATTATTCCTacgtatgaattttttttaattttatcctaatttgtctttttgtgtttcaattgtaccacaaagtattaaattggcctcatttcacttaaaaaaaaaattaaaataatccttcatttttaacctatatatcaattagaccctaatattattaataatataaaaaatgaaagatattttaaactttttataagtgcaaagaggtcaatttaataatttggagtaaaattgaaacataaaaatctaaattaggataaaattgaaaaaatatctaCGTCAGAGTATACTTGCAAAAGGGATTAAAGGTGAGGGAGGTAGTTTTGGCAATTttcaacataaataaaaaaataaagggttagtgtcaaaaaaatcacgaactttacacgttttctcattttaatcacgcaggttaaattttctcattttcatgcacgaactaccactttttcccaaattcatgcatggcgctgaggtgacactcattcattggtgtaaaatgacctccacctcagtggcgtgcatgaatttgagaaaaagtggtagttcgtgcatgaaaatgagaaaatttcaactacatgattaaaatgagaaaacgtgtaaatttggtgattttttatgacattaactaaaaataaaaaacaaccgtgttgctttaaatttaatttcataaaaaactTATAGAGTGAAAGTCAATACCCTGTGTaaagagagattcttaggtagactcagtctaccacgtcatccgtggactaacctatcacattatgacacgttattaaaataatagcactatcgtaattttgtttattacttatttacacttttaaataggaatattacgatagtgtcattattttaatgacgtgtcataatatgataggtttagtccatggatgacgtggtaaactgagtctatctaagaatttctgCTGTGTAAGGGGTTAAACTGAGAGGTTAAATCATATGCTTTCAATTTTCCCAGCTCATTTCTCTACGTTTTCTTTTACCAATAATGGGGGACGCACTTGTTTCAGCACTTGCAAGTACAATCTTGACAAATTTAAACTCTTTGATTCATGGGGAGACTGCTGGATCCCAATCCGAGCTTCAAAATCTTGAGAGCACTTTAACTACTATCCAAGCTGTGCTCCATGATGCAGAGGAACAGCAATGGAAGAGTGAAGCTGTCAAGAATTGGCTCAGAAAGCTTAAGGATGCAGCTTACGAAGCAGACGATCTTTTCGATGAAATTGCATTGGAAACACAATGGAAAAGGCTGCCGAAAACTTTACCAACGCATGTAAGGTGTTTCTTTTCTGATCCCAATCCAGTTTTTTTCAAAGTTAAAATGTCTCATAAGCTGAGGAATGTTAGGGAGAAGTTAGATGGTATCGCTAGAGAGAAGAATAAGTTCCACCTCAGAGAGGAAGTTACTGTGGGAGATAGAGATATTGCTGGTATCTTAGATTGGAGACAGACCTCTTCGTTGGTTAATGAGTTAGAAATCATAGGAAGAAATAAGGAAAAAGCGGAGTTAATCAGTATGTTATTGGCTAATTCGGAACATCTTTCTGTTTACGCTATATGCGGAATGGGAGGACTTGGAAAAACTACACTTGCTCAATTAGTCTACAATGATGAAACAATAAAGGGTCATTATAGAGTCTATTGATGGCTGCATCCTAACTGCCGGGAGTTGGAGCCCTTGCAGCGGATACTCCAAGAAAAGTTGAGTAGAAAGAGATTTTTGCTTGTCTTAGATGATGTGTGGAATGAGTATGCTGATAAGTGGGATGGGCTGCACTATACCGTAGGGTGTGGAGGTACGGGTAGTGCTGTGGTAGTAACCACCCGCAACAAGAACATTGCTCTTATGACGGCCACATCACCTATATGCTACATTGGAAGATTATCCGATGATGATTCTTGGTCTTTGTTTGAGCGAAGAGCATTTGGATTGGGTAGAAAAGAAGAAGTTGCACATTTGGAAACCATAGGAAGAGACATAGTCGATATGTGTGGAGGGGTACCCTTAGCAATAAAGGCACTGGGAAGCCTCCTGCGTTTGAAACGAAAAGAGAATGAGTGGATATCTGTCAAGGATAGTGAACTTTGGAATTTATCAAATGACGGAAGCATGATTCTGTCTGCTTTGAAATTAAGTTATAATCATTTAGCGTTGCATGTGAAAAGATGTTTTGCATTTTGCTCAATCTTTCCAAAAGATCGCATAATGGAGAGAGACATGTTGATTGGACTATGGATGGCAAATGGGTTTATTCCTTGTGAAACACAGATAGATTTGTATAATAAAGGTCACGAGGTTTTCGAAGAGTTAGTGTGGAGATCATTTTTTCAAGATGTGAAAGACGAACATGTTACAGGAACCATAACGTGTAAAATGCATGATCTTATCCATGATCTTGCACAATCTATTACAGTAGATGAGTGCAAATTGATCAAGTCCGACAAAGTCTTGGTTGTTCCAAAGACAATTCGTCACATGAGTATGTATGTGAATTCACAACAAGCTTTTCCTCGAGGCAACAAACTCTTCAGAGGTCAACAATTGCGTTCATTCCTTTGGGTTGGCCTTCGTGATAGGCACCAGGAAGCTTTTCCACAAGGCAGCCACTTCATTGGTGGCCATAAATTTATTTCTTCAAACCTTAGGCCTGGCTATCCTGATAGGCACCGGCAAGTGTCTTTCTACATGTCAGGACAGAAGCGTTTGAGAGTCTTGGATTTATCCAGATCCCGACTAGGGAAATTTCCAATGCCAATCAGTAGTTTGAAACATTTGAGGTACCTAGATTTTTCAAACTCAAGCATTAAAATTCTGCCGGAACTTATAATCTCCCTCCAGAACTTGCAGACGTTGAATCTTAGAGATTGCTATAAGCTCTGCAAATTACCAAGAGGTTTGAAGTACATGAAAAATCTCATACATCTTGACATTCTCGGCTGTTCTTCGCTTACCTATATGCCCGGCGAAATAGGACAACTGACTTGTCTAAGAAAGCTAAGCGACTTCATTGTGGGCAAGGACAAGGGTCATCACATTGGAGAATTGAAAGAACTGAATCTTGGGGGAGAGTTAAGCATACATAAGATTCAATACGTTACAAGTTGCGGAGATGCTAAGACTGCTAATCTGATGGGAAAAAAGGAACTCAGCTCGCTAAGACTACTTTGGtcacaagaagaagaagaatacaGTAGCAACACATTTGAAGAGGTTCTTGATGGCCTCCAACCTCATtcaaatttaaagaaattaacCATATACTATTATCGGGGTTCTCATTATTGGATGATGGACTTACTTCTACCAAATCTGATTCAAATCGATTTGGTCTGTTGTGACGGATGCAAACATCTTCCACCATTTGGAAAACTCAAGTTTCTTAGGGAGCTTGAAATATGTGGAATGAATGGTGTGAAGTGCATTGAGAATGAGATATACGGGAATGGAGAATGTTCATTTCCGTCATTGGAACGTTTGAGGCTACATTGTATGGGTGGTTTAGAAGAATTGCTAATGCAAGTGGTGGCTGGTAGAAACGTTTTTCCAATCCTGGAAAGTTTAGTCATcattttttgtcccaaattgGTGGAATTGCCAAGCATGCCATCTCTCAGAACATTGAACATTTGTGGAGGAAGTAGAATGTTATTAAGATcagttgaaaagtttggtttcgTCACTAGTCTATCTATTAATGGTCTTGACAATAGCATTAACTTAGAGTCATTGCAAAATCAGTTAGATAAACTACCTTATCTTAAGTCATTTAAGGTTGAAGGGATTCCAGAGCTTGAAAGCTTACCAGAACGCCTCAGTTTCTTGGAGACGCTACATGTAAGTAGCTGCGGAATAAAATCTTTCCCATCAATCAATGGATTATGCGGATATTCTTCTCTTCGTAGTTTATGTTTTCGAAGTTGCTCAGAATTTGTAGGTCTATCAGAGGGATTGAGACATCTGAGTGGACTAGAGGATTTGAGGCTTCAAGAACTTCCGAAGCTGAGTTCACTGCCAGATAGTATCGGGTATCTGACTGCTCTCCGAACACTTGTAATCTCATCCTGTGAAGGATTGTCTTGTCTGCCGAATGAGATAGAAAATCTGACATCTCTTTCAAGCTTGGAAATTGAGAGTTGCCGAAATTTGATGTGTTTACCGGATGGAATACGGAATCTGGAGACGTTAAGAGGATAGGGAATCATAGATTGCCCAATTCTGAAGAGGCGATGTCGGAAAGATAGAGGAGAGGATTGGCCAAAGATAGCTCACATTCCTGTTATTAGAATCACGGGTTCATTTTTCGGGTAATTTGATCATAAAGTCACGTTCCATTCGCACCTAATAATGATGTAATACGAATATTATTTAGGCAATGGTTGTTCATAAATGTTTGCACACTTGTAATCTGTATGCAGTTGAAGGGTATGAAGACTGAAGTTGTATTCTGCTGATTAGAAAGTGAAAATAGTAATGAATTTCCAGAAATTTGAGTCTTTTAAATTGATATGAAACATTTAGCATAAACGAAATGAGGATTAGTAGACCCAAAATGTAGACAAACAACTTGCAATTCAGCCCCTGCTGCATTGGTCTAGCAAGTCCCTGAAGGAAATAAAgctttttattcaatttgtttgCTGTCAAGATGTATAATTTTATGGTTAGTTTGGCATTCTACCACATTTATTTAGCTATTCTTTACTAGTCGTGTACCCATGTATTTATGCggaatttacaaaaataaatttaatgtaaagaatagaaaaataaaaattcataatctgcaaattgattatataaataaaataaaaatttattctaataatTGTAATATTGAATTAGATTACGAAGTCGCAAATACATGCATTTTAACCACCAAAAGTAAAATGTTGAAAGAAGTCCATACAACTCTCTCCCGCTCTATCCCTCCCATTACAACCGGATCACCACATTTCAAATCAATGGCCGGCCACCGTAACCACCTCGCCGCCGATCCTTATCGTCTTCTCTTTTCATCCCCCTCTTCATCTTCCGAACTCTATCAGTGACTCCCCCGACCTAATGGATGGTCTTCTTTGCCGGAAACCGCTTTTTCAGTTTTTGGTAACCGCTTCTTCAAATTTCCAACGGAACAAAGATCACGTTTACTAACCCATTTTATCATCATTCATAACTGTTTTTATCAAATGTGAGACGGCAGTACTGGCCAGAAGCGACGACGGGGCCGGAATAACCGctgaatattatttttgtttgtgtTAATCTCTAACTCCCCCTTAAACTCTCTGTGTGTGTTAATGAGTATGTGATGAGCGAGTAAGTCACGGATCGAATCTACGGTTAGTGTTAGTTATGACAtattaattaagaaattaattGACGAAAGACAGAAAAAGCAATCGTCATGCCTTCAATTTCATGGATGGCGGTTTCTCCATTTGTCATAATAATgatatagtttgacccctgaacttgtacccttttactcatctaacccctaaatttaacgtctcatctatcgaacctctgaacttgttaaataatccgatttgacccttgaacttgataaatacgtaaatattgaactCTTCCGTGTTCACCTGTCACTTAAAAcattttagaataaattatgtacggaggggtttaatgtttacgtatttatcaagttcggagGACAAATCGgcttatttaacaagttcagaggttcgataggtgagacgttaagttcaggggttagatgggtaaaagggtacaagttcaggggtcaaactatgtattcagcctaataatgataatatgatattgTTGGTACACAACACCAAGTTCTTTTAATTAAAGTTCATCAAATTTCTCAAAGTCACCGTCAACTACTATTGATCAAGGATTGCGATTCTGAAGGATTCAACACTCGTAGTGGGTAGTAAAGGTATGATTTTATTCCATgattcttaattattttaacacgATTTGGACATagtataagattttttttttttttttttaacaaaggcttATCTTCATTAATAGAATTGTcagaattacaaaaatatgtGACTCCTCAACAAGCTGAGTGAGCCAGTCTAAAGAAAATGATGATACTGCAAAAACAGTCATCCACAAAGGCTTATTAACCACCAATGGGTCACCCAATTATAGTAGCAACGTATTAAGAAAAACTATCACCCAAATAAATATATCATCATTAAAAGAAGAACTTCTGATGTCATGAAATGATGATAGTCTCTGAATAACAGTTCCTCTATCAACGTTTGAAATCTCAATGCTTCGGCCACAATTAAAAAAGCCAAACTCCTGCCAAGATAAAATTATTCTGCCAACTTGGCAATGCATCTTCTATAGttactttattaatttctaaCAAATTAAAGGTTACTTTATCCATTTTTCACTGTTAGATGAAATCATTTTCATCTAAcagtaaaatagataaaataaacaaaaataaagtaactatagaaaagccattaaatatatacaaaataattgtTGCcataaagttttattttattttaatacttattgatgatttaataaactatcaaataattatatataagtaATAGGTGTTTTTTTCTCATAAGTAACtataaaataaccataaaaTATTGATTCATCGTCCTTTTAGTTCTAAATATTGAGATGATATAATTTCAAACCAATGCGTTCCATATAATTgtagaaaaaaattatcattgttGTTAatgtttcataaaaaaatatagtatataattgctaaaaatggtaattttattatgtaaaaGAATAGTGTCAAAATTATGATATAATATTACgccaaaataataatgaaaactcATGCCAAAATAGTGATATAAAATCACGCCCAAGTAGTGATATAAAATCACGCCAAAAACTAGGTAGTACGGATACAGAAAATACATAAAACGGGTATGgtcaaatgatttttaaaaacaacaaaaacaaatgacacgaaatatggaaaaaaatgttaataataGAAAGATAaggaatatttattaaaataagaagttataaaatttatatttactaaatttaatatttatatttacgAAAATTACTGAAATAgctcatttaaaaatatttaaatttatcaaataaaaatcttcaaatttttaaaattgaagttaatattttataaatattacgaaaatatTATGTAATTCTACaactatttaaaaatgaaatatcttGTAggcaatttgaataatacacttTATGAGTA includes:
- the LOC126659714 gene encoding putative disease resistance protein RGA4, which translates into the protein MGDALVSALASTILTNLNSLIHGETAGSQSELQNLESTLTTIQAVLHDAEEQQWKSEAVKNWLRKLKDAAYEADDLFDEIALETQWKRLPKTLPTHVRCFFSDPNPVFFKVKMSHKLRNVREKLDGIAREKNKFHLREEVTVGDRDIAGILDWRQTSSLVNELEIIGRNKEKAELISMLLANSEHLSVYAICGMGGLGKTTLAQLVYNDETIKGHYRVY
- the LOC130014663 gene encoding putative disease resistance protein RGA3 — translated: MTATSPICYIGRLSDDDSWSLFERRAFGLGRKEEVAHLETIGRDIVDMCGGVPLAIKALGSLLRLKRKENEWISVKDSELWNLSNDGSMILSALKLSYNHLALHVKRCFAFCSIFPKDRIMERDMLIGLWMANGFIPCETQIDLYNKGHEVFEELVWRSFFQDVKDEHVTGTITCKMHDLIHDLAQSITVDECKLIKSDKVLVVPKTIRHMSMYVNSQQAFPRGNKLFRGQQLRSFLWVGLRDRHQEAFPQGSHFIGGHKFISSNLRPGYPDRHRQVSFYMSGQKRLRVLDLSRSRLGKFPMPISSLKHLRYLDFSNSSIKILPELIISLQNLQTLNLRDCYKLCKLPRGLKYMKNLIHLDILGCSSLTYMPGEIGQLTCLRKLSDFIVGKDKGHHIGELKELNLGGELSIHKIQYVTSCGDAKTANLMGKKELSSLRLLWSQEEEEYSSNTFEEVLDGLQPHSNLKKLTIYYYRGSHYWMMDLLLPNLIQIDLVCCDGCKHLPPFGKLKFLRELEICGMNGVKCIENEIYGNGECSFPSLERLRLHCMGGLEELLMQVVAGRNVFPILESLVIIFCPKLVELPSMPSLRTLNICGGSRMLLRSVEKFGFVTSLSINGLDNSINLESLQNQLDKLPYLKSFKVEGIPELESLPERLSFLETLHVSSCGIKSFPSINGLCGYSSLRSLCFRSCSEFVGLSEGLRHLSGLEDLRLQELPKLSSLPDSIGYLTALRTLVISSCEGLSCLPNEIENLTSLSSLEIESCRNLMCLPDGIRNLETLRG